One segment of Mycolicibacterium sp. YH-1 DNA contains the following:
- a CDS encoding FadR/GntR family transcriptional regulator — protein sequence MASRRTPQQRIAETVAGELRDRILAGADRLPTQDQLVTEFGVSYPSVREALRILETEGLITVRRGSVGGAEVHRPDESSAAYHLGLALQGSAVPLGDLAAGLQLLEPLCVAEVARRADRLKVVVPVLTRSVDASAAVVADGAAFTRIAREFHDLVVEYTPNATVRHVVGSLVALWSAQEEKWADYVVKRGEYPSPAEARGAVRTHRRLVDEIAAGNAAEAERIARKHLAATQSLLLERFTDDVVRAARGAKSHERRTC from the coding sequence ATGGCCTCTCGGCGGACTCCCCAGCAGCGCATCGCCGAGACCGTCGCGGGCGAACTGCGCGACCGGATCCTGGCGGGCGCCGATCGGTTGCCGACCCAGGACCAGCTGGTCACCGAGTTCGGCGTCAGTTATCCGTCGGTGCGGGAGGCGTTGCGGATCCTGGAGACCGAGGGCCTGATCACGGTTCGCCGCGGCAGCGTCGGTGGCGCCGAGGTGCATCGGCCCGACGAATCGTCTGCGGCGTACCACCTGGGCCTGGCCCTGCAGGGATCCGCCGTACCGCTCGGCGACCTGGCGGCAGGCCTGCAGTTGCTGGAACCACTCTGCGTCGCCGAGGTCGCACGCCGCGCCGATCGGCTCAAGGTCGTGGTGCCCGTGCTCACCCGTAGTGTCGATGCGTCCGCGGCAGTCGTCGCCGATGGTGCGGCATTCACCCGGATCGCGCGTGAATTCCATGATCTGGTGGTCGAATACACCCCGAATGCCACCGTTCGGCATGTGGTGGGCAGCCTGGTGGCGCTGTGGTCGGCGCAGGAGGAGAAGTGGGCCGACTACGTCGTCAAACGGGGGGAGTACCCGTCACCGGCCGAGGCGCGCGGTGCAGTGCGCACCCACCGTCGCCTCGTCGACGAGATCGCCGCGGGTAATGCCGCCGAGGCCGAACGCATTGCTCGCAAGCACCTAGCCGCCACCCAGTCGCTGCTGCTGGAACGGTTCACCGACGATGTGGTGCGGGCCGCGCGCGGTGCCAAGTCGCACGAGCGGCGCACCTGCTGA